In Melopsittacus undulatus isolate bMelUnd1 chromosome 6, bMelUnd1.mat.Z, whole genome shotgun sequence, the following proteins share a genomic window:
- the CENPI gene encoding centromere protein I, which produces MLQSSKSPKEPLQQHQKRQSNLSAWLKVGSIDPEKSVQDHQSLNDQENDSKQEESLEPALSYFATVQDGVSLKKSSALQRHLATVESIALQRGLPPEAFNVLLSTALSGKLADTVSIRLLKSLIPESVVPETSVVSAVSWLCVSKCPSNIQVLFLRWLITVFDFIDHKEDLHALYGFFFFFLQEEKMCPFICHVLYLLTRKENVKPFRVKRLLDLQAKMGMRSHLQALLSLYKLFCPELVSITLPAKTEIYFKDAEGPWKAAIKTIRQRRLENSPVPQPLILGTAQPRPQKRKWNAQLMIPASSTNRSDLEEVREKNTGLYSTDEYFPVELLQTFPQLLQNIHRLEFPSRMGSVLTNPLLLHYMNCTKDESVYLRLHYWLGQTLQEECTWCVVENSQNEEEFRDFLEILCRAQCFLHEGLTPCEEFLYRNLPLWDGLCCRSQILRLVSWIPLNSMYDMKSSLYDPLAQLFSTSSLYFKCSTLESLKRLLQNWLNWQMVHVDSAADSQTLNTTFSGLVNMVAELIHFVGMISTVALRLESNHTFLMYFILDFYETVCDIYLKYNMPLLIMPPAGVFYPVLLAMDPVNLNQLCYIMYRYRANLVAAKENEHSEKEVQQFRFSSETYKEYNQYITAMVGCLWTSNAFQKDTHPQGLRMDDELLNETGVKELKTSFNIVYHPAMIGYAVQFLQQAWPDDTTFNFSLIKGKKWNWYLKYLYAKGLEGLKVFIESSISRVSQASYNKAENMET; this is translated from the exons ATGCTGCAGAGTTCTAAGTCTCCAAAGgagcctctgcaacagcaccaGAAAAGACAGTCTAATCTCTCTGCATGGTTAAAAGTGGGGAGTATTGACCCTGAAAAGAGTGTCCAGGATCATCAGTCTCTCAATGACCAGGAAAATGACAGCAAGCAGGAAGAGTCCCTTGAGCCAGCTCTGAGCTACTTTGCAACAG ttcAAGACGGCGTCTCATTGAAAAAGAGCAGTGCTCTACAGAGGCACTTGGCTACTGTAGAAAGCATTGCCCTGCAAAGAGGGTTACCCCCTGAGGCATTTAACGTATTGCTAAGCACAGCACTCAGTGGCAAACTTG ctgataCAGTGAGTATTCGTTTACTGAAGAGCCTGATTCCAGAGTCAGTAGTACCAGAAACATCTGTGGTTTCAGCTGTATCGTGGCTCTGTGTTAGCAAATGCCCAAGCAACATCCAG GTGCTTTTTTTAAGATGGCTGATCACAGTTTTTGACTTCATTGATCACAAGGAAGACCTTCATGCCCTCtatggtttcttctttttcttcttgcaagaGGAGAAGATG TGCCCCTTCATCTGCCATGTGCTGTACTTGCTTACCAGGAAGGAGAATG TCAAGCCTTTTCGGGTTAAGAGACTGCTTGACCTCCAAGCAAAAATG GGAATGAGGTCTCATTTGCAGGCTCTGCTATCACTTTACAAGCTCTTTTGTCCTGAGCTGGTGAGCATAACCCTTCCTGCAAAAACAGAG ATTTACTTCAAGGATGCAGAGGGCCCATGGAAAGCAGCGATCAAAACAATAAGGCAAAGAAGGCTGGAAAACTCTCCAGTGCCTCAGCCACTGATTTTAGGCACAGCTCAACCTCGACCACAGAAAAGG aaatgGAATGCCCAGTTGATGATTCCTGCCAGCAGTACAAACAGAAGTGATTTAGAAGAGGTCAGGGAAAAGAACACTGGTTTGTACAGTACAGATGAGTATTTTCcagtggagctgctgcagaCCTTTCCTCAGCTCCTACAGAATATCCACCGTCTAGAG TTTCCTTCCCGGATGGGTTCAGTGTTAACAAACCCTTTATTGCTTCACTACATGAATTGCACCAAAGATGAATCTGTTTACCTGAGGCTCCACTATTGGTTGGGCCAGACTCTTCAGGAAG AGTGTACTTGGTGTGTGGTTGAGAATAGCCAAAATGAAGAAGAATTCAGGGACTTCCTGGAAATTCTCTGCAGGGCACAGTGTTTCTTGCAT GAGGGACTCACTCCCTGTGAAGAGTTCCTGTATCGGAACCTTCCTCTCTGGGATGGCTTGTGCTGCCGATCACAGATCCTCAGGCTTGTGAGTTGGATCCCACTCAACAGCATGTATG atatGAAATCATCTCTCTACGatcccctggcacagctcttCTCCACATCATCCCTTTACTTTAAG TGCAGTACTCTTGAAAGCCTGAAAAGGCTGTTGCAGAACTGGCTAAATTGGCAGATGGTTCATGTGGATTCAGCAGCTGACTCCCAAACTTT GAATACAACCTTTTCTGGACTAGTGAACATGGTGGCTGAACTGATCCACTTTGTTGGAATGATCTCTACAGTTGCCTTGCGTTTGGAAAGCAATCATACATTCTTGATGTACTTCATCCTTGACTTCTATGAGACT GTGTGTGACATATACCTGAAGTACAATATGCCTTTGTTGATAATGCCTCCTGCTGGAGTCTTCTACCCAGTGCTCCTTGCCATGGATCCTGTCAACTTGAATCAGCTCTGCTACATTATGTACAG GTATCGAGCCAACTTGGtggctgcaaaagaaaatgagcaCAGTGAAAAG GAAGTACAGCAATTCAGGTTCAGCAGTGAGACATACAAAGAGTACAACCAGTACATAACAGCTATGGTGGGTTGTCTGTGGACATCCAATGCATTCCAGAAGGATACTCATCCTCAGGGTCTTCGTATGGATGATGAGCTGCTGAACGAAACTGGAGTGAAGGAATTAAAAACCAGCTTTAACATTGTCTATCACCCAGCCATGATAGGCTATGCTGTTCAGTTCCTGCAGCAG GCTTGGCCAGATGATACCACCTTCAACTTCAGCTTAATTAAG GGAAAGAAGTGGAATTGGTATCTGAAATACCTCTATGCAAAAGGTTTAGAGGGCCTGAAGGTCTTTATTGAAAGCAGCATCAGTCGTGTTTCCCAGGCCTCTTACAATAAAGCAGAGAATATGGAAACGTGA
- the TMEM35A gene encoding novel acetylcholine receptor chaperone translates to MASPRTITIVALSVALGLFFVFMGTIKLTPRLSRDAYNEMKRAYKSYVRALPMLKKMGVSSILLRKSIGALEVACGIVMTLVPGRPKDVANFLLLLLVLAVLFFHQLVGDPLKRYAHALVFGILLTCRLLIARQPEEQPPEKRILSVNGDEQPLINEAAPEKGKMKVS, encoded by the exons ATGGCATCCCCCAGGACCATCACCATAGTCGCCCTCTCGGTAGCCCTGGGGCTCTTCTTTGTCTTTATGGGGACCATCAAACTGACCCCCCGGCTCAGCAGAGATGCCTACAATGAGATG AAACGAGCATACAAAAGCTACGTGCGGGCCCTCCCCATGCTGAAGAAGATGGGAGtcagctccatcctcctccgCAAGAGCATTGGTGCCCTCGAAGTGGCGTGTGGCATTGTCATGACACTGGTGCCTGGTCGCCCCAAAGACGTGGCCaactttctcctccttctccttgtgCTGGCTGTGCTCTTTTTCCACCAGCTAGTGGGGGATCCACTCAAGCGTTATGCCCATGCTCTAGTCTTTGGGATCCTGCTTACCTGTCGCCTGCTGATTGCCCGCCAGCCAGAGGAGCAGCCACCGGAAAAGAGGATCCTGTCAGTGAATGGGGACGAACAGCCACTCATCAATGAAGCAGCTCCTGAGAAAGGCAAAATGAAGGTATCCTAG
- the TRMT2B gene encoding tRNA (uracil-5-)-methyltransferase homolog B, giving the protein MKLMRPTCWWWARCAVGNGAAALCPTMALSCALRLRHRPLLSALLSSLPGWDRSLPAQKAAAQRKEKGQGGEDHSLPCASWEERLANAVTPLWRFPYQEQLQVKYESQRKILQTLASCLEKLGIDTQQPGGLCCPLQPIVPSPVINGYRNKSTFSVNRGPDGNPKTVGFYVGTGKARNIVCVKANHIENIPLKHKQVAQCYEDFIRNSPLDSCLLFHEGGHWRELVVRTTSYGHTMAIITFHPQDLGQEELATQKSLLKEFFTCGPGAVCALTSLYFQESTMTRCSHEQAPFQLLHGEPHIFEEVLGLKFRISPDAFFQVNTAGAEALYQTVGELGQVGGDTILLDICCGTGAIGLSLARQVSKIIGIEVVEKAIEDARWNAAFNGISNCEFHSGKAEAVLPQLLSSWEDARPVVAVVNPSRAGLHYRVVRAIRNCKSIRRLIYISCKPEGEAMRNFTEFCCPPDPRKKLLGDPFTPTLAIPFDMFPHTVHCELVLLLTR; this is encoded by the exons ATGAAGCTGATGCGCCCCACGTGTTGGTGGTGGGCTCGCTGTGCTGTTGGTAACGGGGCAGCCGCTCTCTGCCCTACCATGGCTCTGTCCTGTGCGCTGAGGCTACGGCACCGGCCCCTTTTGAGTGCTCTCCTGAGCAGCCTGCCTGGCTGGGACCGTAGCTTGCCGgcacagaaggcagcagcacagcggAAGGAGAAGGGACAGGGCGGTGAGGACCACAGCCTGCCCTGTGCCTCTTGGGAGGAGAG GTTAGCAAATGCAGTGACTCCACTGTGGAGATTTCCCTATCAAGAGCAGCTGCAG GTGAAGTATGAAAGCCAGAGGAAGATTTTGCAGACGCTGGCATCTTGTCTTGAGAAGCTGGGCATAGACACACAGCAGCCTGGTGGACTCTGCTGTCCTCTCCAGCCTATAGTCCCGTCG cCTGTCATTAATGGCTACCGAAACAAATCTACTTTCTCTGTGAACCGAGGACCAGATGGGAACCCCAAAACCGTGGGGTTCTATGTGGGAACCGGCAAAG CAAGAAATATTGTCTGTGTGAAAGCCAACCACATAGAGAACATACCcctaaaacacaaacaagtagCCCAG TGCTATGAGGACTTCATCCGCAACTCCCCCCTGGACTCCTGCCTCCTCTTCCACGAAGGCGGCCACTGGCGGGAGCTCGTGGTGCGCACCACCAGCTATGGTCACACCATGGCTATCATCACCTTCCACCCGCAGGACCTGGGCCAA GAGGAGCTGGCTACTCAGAAATCCTTGCTTAAGGAATTCTTCACGTGTGGACCTGGAGCTGTCTGTGCCTTGACTTCACTTTATTTCCAAGAGAG CACCATGACACGCTGCTCCCACGAGCAGGCCCCCTTCCAGCTCCTTCATGGAGAGCCACACATCTTTGAAGAAGTGCTTGGCCTCAAGTTTCGCATCTCTCCGGATGCCTTCTTCCAAGTAAACACGGCTGGAGCAGAAGCTCTGTACCAGACAGTCGGGGAGCTGGGTCAGGTTGGTGGGGACACCATCCTCCTGGACATCTGCTGTGGAACGG GCGCAATAGGTCTCTCTCTGGCTCGCCAAGTGTCCAAGATTATTGGTATTGAGGTGGTGGAGAAGGCTATAGAGGATGCCAGATGGAATGCAGCATTCAATG GAATTTCAAACTGTGAGTTTCACAGTGGAAAGGCAGAGGCTGTGTTACCACAACTCCTGTCGTCGTGGGAGGATGCCCGACCCGTTGTTGCTGTGGTGAACCCATCCCGGGCTGGGCTCC ATTACAGGGTTGTGCGAGCCATCCGAAACTGCAAGTCCATCCGAAGGCTGATCTACATCTCCTGCAAGCCAGAGGGTGAAGCAATGAGGAACTTTACTGA GTTCTGCTGCCCACCTGACCCAAGGAAGAAACTGTTAGGAGACCCATTTACCCCCACGTTGGCTATACCTTTTGATATGTTTCCTCATACTGTTCATTgtgagctggtgctgctgctaaCCCGCTGA